The Planctomycetia bacterium region CTTGTTGAATGCAATCGGCCAGCAGATCGCACTCGGACAACGGCCCGAAGTAGCGCTCGACCCATTCCCGGCCGGTAAGAATTTCACCCGCCGGTGCCGGCCGCCAATCGGGATCTTGATTGCGCAGCGAAGCGATCCCGAGCGACGTAACGTTTTGCTCCCACGGCGCGAACCACGCGAGATGCCCGGCGCCGCGAACTTGTTCGAGGGTTCGGCCTCGTTCGTAAATATCGACATCGTAGCCGAGGTAGCGCGCATAGAGCGCGGCTTCCAAGCCGATCGGGCCGGCGCCGACGATCGCGATCTTGGCGGGAGTATCGACGGACATAATGGCTTTTCGATCCTAATGGGATGTCGACGGGACTGTTTTCGGTTCACGATCGAGACGGAAGGCCGCGAGATCGACGAGCGTCGGTTCGCCGTTCATCAGTTGCGCCATCACGACGGCGGTCGCCGGCGACAAACACAAGCCCCAACGGTAGTGCCCCGCGGCGACATACATATTCGCGCAGGTCGGCGAACGACCGAGGTAGGGGAGTCCGTCGGCCGAATGCGGACGCAAGCCGGCCCAGCTTTGCTCGACCGTGGCGTCGTTCAGAGCCGGAGCGATGTGGAGCGCGAAGTCGAGCAGATCGCGCACGACGATGCTCGTCGTCGTCTTATCGAAGCCGACGTCTTCCTCCGTCGAGCCGACTAAGACCCGACCGTCTTGGCGGGCGACGAAATACTTGCGGCCGGAGTAGACGATTCCATTGATCACCGGTTTCGCCGGATGCAGCAGCGCGATCTGTCCGCGGATCGGCTTGATCGCAAGCCGCAACCCGAGCAGTTCGCCGAGGTGCGCACTCCAAGAGCCGGTCGTGAGGCAGAACTTCTCGGCGGCGAACGTGCCGATCGGCGTGCGCACTTCGCGCAGCAAGCCGTCGCGCAGGATGAACTCTTCCGCCGGCGCGGCGGTCGTGAACTTCACGCCGAGGTCGGAGCAAGCGGCTTCGAGCGCACGGATATACCACGGATTGCGGAGCTGCGCTTCGCCGGGAACGTAATAGCCGGCCGTGATACGTCCGTCGTCCATGGCGCCGGCCAACGCGGGTTCGACCTCGGCGAGTTTCGCCGCGGTGAGCTTCTCACACGGAAGATTCTGCGCGCGAAACGGTGCGACGTCGTTCTCCAGTCGGTCCAACACGCTCGTATCTTGCGCAAGGTAGAGCGCCCCGCGACAGTGGTAGCCGGTGTCGATGCCGGTGTCGTGCTTGAGGCGCGCATTCCATTCGATGTGCAAGTCGTAGGCATGGCCGCCGAGTTGCGCAAGCGGCGGATCTTCGGCGCGCACGATCGCCGGCGGAACGATGCCGGCGCCGGCCCACGACGACTCGCGGCCGAGCAGCCCTCGTTCGATGACGCGCACCTTCTCGCCGCGTCGGGCCAACTCGTAGGCCAGCGACAGGCCGATCGCGCCGCCGCCGATGATGAGTGTGTCGTCCATAAGAGAGTGCCGCTGAAAGTCGAAAGTAAAAGTGCGAAAGGCAAGATGAAGATCGAACGGCTGCGCTTATCCGGTGGCCGATTCGCTTTGCAGGATTCTTCTCAGCAGCGTCGGGTCGACGCCGCCGCGAAAGCGCTCTTTGCCGTTGATCTCGACGACCGGAACCCAATGATCGTAACGGGATTTGAGCTCCGCGTCCGGTTGCGAATCGATATCGACTTCGCGCGGCACGAGACCGAACTGCCCGAGCACGAGTTTCACGTCGTCGCAAAGATGGCAGCCCCGTCGGGTATAGAGGACGACCGAATGTTCGTGAGCGGACGGCATGGCGCGAGTGGTTTGCAGGGCGGATTGTGAGCGAATGATTCTGATCGTATTCAATTTGAAACACAAGTCGTCGTACGAAGCTCGAACGACGACGAATGTCTTGTCGGAGTCGGTCGCAGGTCACTACGTTAGGAAGGCGACGCGAGCCCTCGAAGATGAGTATATGGTCGACGCCATGTCGAATGTAGCCGACGAAGCGCTTTTAGAGGTGATC contains the following coding sequences:
- a CDS encoding FAD-dependent oxidoreductase; translated protein: MSVDTPAKIAIVGAGPIGLEAALYARYLGYDVDIYERGRTLEQVRGAGHLAWFAPWEQNVTSLGIASLRNQDPDWRPAPAGEILTGREWVERYFGPLSECDLLADCIQQ
- the thiO gene encoding glycine oxidase ThiO, with the protein product MDDTLIIGGGAIGLSLAYELARRGEKVRVIERGLLGRESSWAGAGIVPPAIVRAEDPPLAQLGGHAYDLHIEWNARLKHDTGIDTGYHCRGALYLAQDTSVLDRLENDVAPFRAQNLPCEKLTAAKLAEVEPALAGAMDDGRITAGYYVPGEAQLRNPWYIRALEAACSDLGVKFTTAAPAEEFILRDGLLREVRTPIGTFAAEKFCLTTGSWSAHLGELLGLRLAIKPIRGQIALLHPAKPVINGIVYSGRKYFVARQDGRVLVGSTEEDVGFDKTTTSIVVRDLLDFALHIAPALNDATVEQSWAGLRPHSADGLPYLGRSPTCANMYVAAGHYRWGLCLSPATAVVMAQLMNGEPTLVDLAAFRLDREPKTVPSTSH
- a CDS encoding glutaredoxin family protein, with translation MPSAHEHSVVLYTRRGCHLCDDVKLVLGQFGLVPREVDIDSQPDAELKSRYDHWVPVVEINGKERFRGGVDPTLLRRILQSESATG